The proteins below come from a single Pleuronectes platessa chromosome 1, fPlePla1.1, whole genome shotgun sequence genomic window:
- the galnt2 gene encoding polypeptide N-acetylgalactosaminyltransferase 2 isoform X1 yields the protein MRRKSRILLCFAVLWVLGIAYYFYSGTALGRKESDSSDSSSRSKLYSSDDKTHGVETLPPGKVRWQDYDQDLYVGATVVRSGQDPYARNKFNQVESDKLRMDRAVPDTRHDHCRHKQWKSDLPASSVVITFHNEARSALLRTVVSVLKKSPPHLVKEIILVDDYSDNPEDGALLGKIEKVRVLRNDRREGLMRSRVRGADAATAPVLTFLDSHCECNDHWLEPLLERVAEDKTRVVSPIIDVINMDNFQYVGASADLKGGFDWNLVFKWDYMTLEQRRARQGNPIAPIKTPMIAGGLFVMDKDRFDLLGKYDMMMDVWGGENLEISFRVWQCGGSLEIIPCSRVGHVFRKQHPYTFPGGSGTVFARNTRRAAEVWMDQYKNFYYAAVPSARNVPYGNIQSRLEMKKRLGCQPFKWYLDNVYPELRVPDHQDIAFGALQQGGNCLDTLGHFADGVVGVYECHNAGGNQVALQRQHTQEWALTKDKSVKHMDLCLTVVDRTAGSLIKLQGCRENDSRQKWEQIESNSKLRHVGSNLCLDSRSARMGGLTLEVCSPSLNQQWKFTLNLQS from the exons GAATCGGACTCCAGTGACTCATCTAGTCGAAGCAAACTTTACAGCTCTGACGATAAGACTCATGGTGTGGAGACCCTGCCACCAG ggAAAGTGCGCTGGCAGGATTATGACCAGGACCTATACGTTGGTGCCACGGTCGTCCGATCGGGTCAGGATCCATACGCCAGGAACAAGTTCAACCAGGTGGAGAGCGACAAACTCCGCATGGACAGAGCAGTTCCCGATACAAGACACGACCA CTGCAGACATAAACAATGGAAGTCAGACCTACCAGCCTCCAGCGTGGTCATCACCTTCCACAATGAGGCTCGCTCTGCTCTGCTGCGGACTGTGGTCAG TGTCTTGAAGAAAAGTCCTCCTCACTTGGTCAAAGAGATCATTCTGGTTGACGACTACAGCGATAATC CGGAGGACGGAGCGTTGCTGGGGAAGATTGAGAAAGTGCGTGTGTTGAGGAATGACCGCAGAGAAG GACTGATGCGTTCGAGGGTTCGTGGTGCAGACGCTGCCACAGCTCCAGTGCTCACCTTCTTAGATTCTCACTGTGAATGTAATGACCACTGGCTGGAGCCGCTACTGGAGAGAGTGGCTGAg GATAAGACAAGAGTAGTTTCTCCGATTATTGATGTCATCAACATGGACAACTTCCAGTATGTAGGAGCCTCGGCCGATCTGAAAGGAG GTTTTGACTGGAATTTGGTGTTTAAATGGGACTACATGACTCTGGAGCAGAGACGAGCCAGACAAGGCAACCCCATCGCGCCAATaaa GACTCCAATGATAGCTGGAGGTCTATTTGTCATGGATAAGGACAGATTTGATCTGCTCGGAAAGTACGACATGATGATGGATGTGTGGGGCGGAGAAAACCTGG agatcTCATTTCGTGTGTGGCAGTGCGGTGGCAGTCTGGAGATCATCCCCTGCAGTCGAGTCGGCCACGTCTTCAGAAAGCAACATCCGTACACTTTCCCAGGGGGCAGCGGGACAGTGTTTGCAAG GAACACAAGGAGAGCAGCAGAAGTGTGGATGGACCAGTATAAAAACTTCTACTACGCTGCTGTCCCATCAGCGAGAAACGTCCCCTACGGAAA CATCCAGAGTCGTttggagatgaagaagagattAGGCTGCCAGCCATTTAAATGGTACCTGGATAATGTCTACCCTGAACTGAG ggtcccaGATCACCAGGACATAGCGTTTGGAGCCTTGCAGCAGGGAGGAAACTGTCTGGACACCCTGGGTCATTTTGCTGACGGGGTGGTGGGCGTCTATGAGTGCCACAACGCTGGTGGGAACCAGGTAGCGTTACaacgacaacacacacag GAGTGGGCCCTGACCAAGGACAAATCAGTTAAACACATGGACTTGTGTCTCACTGTGGTGGACAGAACCGCCGGTTCCCTCATCAAACTACAAGGCTGTCGAGAGAATGACAGCAGACAG AAATGGGAGCAGATTGAGTCCAATTCCAAGCTTCGTCATGTGGGCAGTAACCTCTGTCTGGACAGCCGCAGCGCCAGGATGGGTGGACTCACCTTGGAGGTCTGCAGCCCAAGCCTCAACCAGCAATGGAAGTTCACCCTCAATTTACAATCATAG
- the galnt2 gene encoding polypeptide N-acetylgalactosaminyltransferase 2 isoform X2 translates to MRRKSRILLCFAVLWVLGIAYYFYSGTALGRKKESDSSDSSSRSKLYSSDDKTHGVETLPPGKVRWQDYDQDLYVGATVVRSGQDPYARNKFNQVESDKLRMDRAVPDTRHDHCRHKQWKSDLPASSVVITFHNEARSALLRTVVSVLKKSPPHLVKEIILVDDYSDNPEDGALLGKIEKVRVLRNDRREGLMRSRVRGADAATAPVLTFLDSHCECNDHWLEPLLERVAEDKTRVVSPIIDVINMDNFQYVGASADLKGGFDWNLVFKWDYMTLEQRRARQGNPIAPIKTPMIAGGLFVMDKDRFDLLGKYDMMMDVWGGENLEISFRVWQCGGSLEIIPCSRVGHVFRKQHPYTFPGGSGTVFARNTRRAAEVWMDQYKNFYYAAVPSARNVPYGNIQSRLEMKKRLGCQPFKWYLDNVYPELRVPDHQDIAFGALQQGGNCLDTLGHFADGVVGVYECHNAGGNQEWALTKDKSVKHMDLCLTVVDRTAGSLIKLQGCRENDSRQKWEQIESNSKLRHVGSNLCLDSRSARMGGLTLEVCSPSLNQQWKFTLNLQS, encoded by the exons AAGGAATCGGACTCCAGTGACTCATCTAGTCGAAGCAAACTTTACAGCTCTGACGATAAGACTCATGGTGTGGAGACCCTGCCACCAG ggAAAGTGCGCTGGCAGGATTATGACCAGGACCTATACGTTGGTGCCACGGTCGTCCGATCGGGTCAGGATCCATACGCCAGGAACAAGTTCAACCAGGTGGAGAGCGACAAACTCCGCATGGACAGAGCAGTTCCCGATACAAGACACGACCA CTGCAGACATAAACAATGGAAGTCAGACCTACCAGCCTCCAGCGTGGTCATCACCTTCCACAATGAGGCTCGCTCTGCTCTGCTGCGGACTGTGGTCAG TGTCTTGAAGAAAAGTCCTCCTCACTTGGTCAAAGAGATCATTCTGGTTGACGACTACAGCGATAATC CGGAGGACGGAGCGTTGCTGGGGAAGATTGAGAAAGTGCGTGTGTTGAGGAATGACCGCAGAGAAG GACTGATGCGTTCGAGGGTTCGTGGTGCAGACGCTGCCACAGCTCCAGTGCTCACCTTCTTAGATTCTCACTGTGAATGTAATGACCACTGGCTGGAGCCGCTACTGGAGAGAGTGGCTGAg GATAAGACAAGAGTAGTTTCTCCGATTATTGATGTCATCAACATGGACAACTTCCAGTATGTAGGAGCCTCGGCCGATCTGAAAGGAG GTTTTGACTGGAATTTGGTGTTTAAATGGGACTACATGACTCTGGAGCAGAGACGAGCCAGACAAGGCAACCCCATCGCGCCAATaaa GACTCCAATGATAGCTGGAGGTCTATTTGTCATGGATAAGGACAGATTTGATCTGCTCGGAAAGTACGACATGATGATGGATGTGTGGGGCGGAGAAAACCTGG agatcTCATTTCGTGTGTGGCAGTGCGGTGGCAGTCTGGAGATCATCCCCTGCAGTCGAGTCGGCCACGTCTTCAGAAAGCAACATCCGTACACTTTCCCAGGGGGCAGCGGGACAGTGTTTGCAAG GAACACAAGGAGAGCAGCAGAAGTGTGGATGGACCAGTATAAAAACTTCTACTACGCTGCTGTCCCATCAGCGAGAAACGTCCCCTACGGAAA CATCCAGAGTCGTttggagatgaagaagagattAGGCTGCCAGCCATTTAAATGGTACCTGGATAATGTCTACCCTGAACTGAG ggtcccaGATCACCAGGACATAGCGTTTGGAGCCTTGCAGCAGGGAGGAAACTGTCTGGACACCCTGGGTCATTTTGCTGACGGGGTGGTGGGCGTCTATGAGTGCCACAACGCTGGTGGGAACCAG GAGTGGGCCCTGACCAAGGACAAATCAGTTAAACACATGGACTTGTGTCTCACTGTGGTGGACAGAACCGCCGGTTCCCTCATCAAACTACAAGGCTGTCGAGAGAATGACAGCAGACAG AAATGGGAGCAGATTGAGTCCAATTCCAAGCTTCGTCATGTGGGCAGTAACCTCTGTCTGGACAGCCGCAGCGCCAGGATGGGTGGACTCACCTTGGAGGTCTGCAGCCCAAGCCTCAACCAGCAATGGAAGTTCACCCTCAATTTACAATCATAG